Proteins encoded together in one Desulfuromonas acetoxidans DSM 684 window:
- the gap gene encoding type I glyceraldehyde-3-phosphate dehydrogenase yields MATKVAINGFGRIGRNVLRIAQGHPDFNIVAINDLTDAPTLAHLLKYDSVHGTFAGEVKAEGDTLYVNGQAIKITCERDPENLPWQEMDVEIVVESTGRFRKREDAAKHLTAGAKKVLISAPGKNSDVTVVRGVNFDQYDPAQHDIISNASCTTNCLAPVAKLLLDSVGIERGSMTTIHSYTNDQRILDLPHEDLRRARAASLSMIPTTTGATKAVGQVLPGLKGKLTGLSVRVPTPNVSLIDLVIETEKPTSVEAINALMAQAADGPLKGVLEYCDEPLVSIDFNGHPASAIFDSLSTTVMDETLVKVLLWYDNEWGYSARVVDLISYVARS; encoded by the coding sequence ATGGCAACAAAAGTCGCCATCAACGGCTTCGGTCGCATCGGCCGTAATGTACTGCGCATCGCTCAGGGACACCCGGATTTCAACATCGTCGCCATTAACGATCTGACAGATGCGCCCACCTTGGCCCATCTGCTCAAATATGATTCGGTTCACGGCACCTTCGCCGGCGAAGTCAAGGCTGAGGGTGACACACTCTACGTCAACGGTCAGGCCATTAAAATCACCTGCGAACGCGATCCCGAAAATCTGCCCTGGCAGGAGATGGACGTAGAAATCGTTGTCGAGTCCACCGGACGTTTTCGCAAGCGGGAAGATGCCGCCAAGCACCTCACCGCCGGTGCCAAGAAAGTCCTGATCAGTGCTCCGGGCAAAAATTCCGATGTCACGGTTGTTCGCGGCGTTAACTTTGACCAGTACGACCCGGCACAGCACGACATCATCTCCAATGCCTCCTGCACCACCAACTGCCTGGCCCCGGTGGCCAAACTGCTGTTGGATTCAGTCGGTATTGAGCGTGGCAGCATGACCACCATCCACTCCTATACCAATGATCAGCGTATCCTCGATTTACCTCATGAGGATTTACGTCGTGCCCGCGCCGCCTCCCTGTCAATGATCCCGACCACCACCGGCGCCACCAAAGCCGTGGGTCAGGTCCTGCCGGGCCTTAAAGGCAAGCTGACCGGCCTGTCGGTACGGGTACCGACCCCCAATGTCTCCCTCATCGACCTGGTCATTGAAACGGAAAAACCCACCAGTGTTGAAGCGATCAACGCCCTGATGGCCCAAGCCGCCGACGGCCCGCTCAAAGGCGTCCTCGAATACTGTGATGAGCCGCTGGTCTCCATTGACTTTAACGGTCATCCGGCATCCGCCATCTTCGATTCCCTGTCCACCACAGTCATGGACGAAACCCTTGTCAAAGTTCTGTTGTGGTATGACAACGAATGGGGCTATTCAGCACGCGTGGTTGACCTGATCAGTTATGTCGCCCGCAGTTAA
- a CDS encoding MBL fold metallo-hydrolase, with product MRICQLASGSKGNSLYIESEKTRILIDAGLSALQISCRLEQIGVDADSLDAVFVTHEHSDHCRGLGPLSRRHKLPIFFHPDTHAAIVKLGKVEERFFDIGETVVFQDVLIQPFPITHDAAAPVGFVVDTCDGKIGVATDMGIATRLVQQSLQQCRVLVLETNHDEEMLRDGPYPWPLKQRIRSHHGHLSNADGAQLLQQVLWDGLDAVFLAHLSETNNTPQLAQQSVSRVLSAQNHCQPQMITGAPHVVSCCFDSTMV from the coding sequence GTGCGAATCTGTCAACTGGCCAGTGGCAGCAAGGGAAACTCACTGTATATAGAAAGTGAAAAGACCCGCATCTTGATTGATGCTGGTCTTTCTGCGTTACAGATCAGCTGTCGCCTCGAACAGATCGGTGTGGATGCTGACAGCCTTGATGCGGTGTTTGTGACTCACGAGCATTCGGATCATTGCCGCGGTCTGGGTCCGTTGTCGCGCCGCCATAAACTGCCGATTTTTTTCCATCCCGACACCCATGCGGCCATTGTCAAGCTGGGCAAGGTGGAGGAGCGTTTTTTTGATATTGGCGAGACGGTGGTGTTTCAGGATGTTTTGATCCAACCGTTTCCCATCACTCACGATGCAGCAGCGCCGGTTGGCTTTGTCGTTGATACCTGTGACGGGAAAATCGGTGTGGCCACCGACATGGGCATCGCCACCCGTCTGGTGCAACAGAGCTTGCAGCAGTGCCGGGTTCTGGTGCTGGAGACCAACCATGATGAGGAGATGCTGCGTGATGGGCCTTATCCCTGGCCGTTGAAACAGCGCATTCGCAGTCACCATGGCCATCTTTCCAACGCTGATGGTGCCCAATTGTTACAGCAGGTGTTGTGGGATGGGTTGGATGCCGTGTTTCTGGCTCATTTAAGCGAGACCAATAACACGCCGCAACTGGCGCAACAGTCTGTTTCTCGGGTGCTTAGCGCACAGAATCACTGTCAACCGCAGATGATTACCGGCGCTCCCCATGTGGTGAGTTGTTGTTTTGACTCGACAATGGTGTGA